CGGTGACATCGACTAGGCAAGGGAGGAAGCCATGGCGCCGGTCGCGACATATGCCTATGAGGATTTTTCCGTCGGACGGGAATTTCCCCTGGGACCGCAATCGATTTCTGCAGCACAAATAATCGAATTCGCCAGCGAGTTCGATCCTCAGCCCATGCATCTGTCCGAAGAGGCTGGCCGCCAGAGCATTCTCGGCGGGCTGGCGGCATCCGGCTGGCACACCTGCGCCCTGCTGATGCGAATGATGGCGGAGAGCTATATCAGCGATTCGACATCGCAAGGCAGCCCCGGCATCGATTATGTCGACTGGAAAAAGCCGGTTCTGGCTGGCGATACGCTTTCGGGAAAATCCATTGTTCTGGAACAGCGCACCTCCAGCTCACGCCCTGGCATCGGCCTCGTGAAGTTTCGCCACGAGCTTTACAACCAGCGCGGCGTTCTGGTATCGCACGGCGAAAACACCGTGATGTTCCTGATGCGTGCGGACGGAGGCCTTGCGGCATGAGACTGGCAGAACTTTCCCCGATCGGCGAACGGGTCACCCTCGACACATTGCATTTTTCCGCCGAAGACATTGTCCGTTTCGCCCGCGATTTCGATCCGCAGCCCTTTCATCTCGATGCCGAAGCGGCGAAAAACAGCGTCTTCGGAGCGCTCTGCGCTTCCGGTTGGCACACCGGCGCTGGCTGGATGAAATGTTTCCTTTCCCATTGGGGCAAGGAAGTGAAGAGGCTGAAACAACTTGGCCTTGAACCGCCGAAACTCGGCCCCTCCCCCGGCTTTCGTGAACTCAAATGGAAAAAGCCGGTTTTCGCCGGAGACGACGTGACCTATTTCGTCACCTTGCTCGATGCCCGACCACTGGAATCAAGAGCCGGGGTTTGGCTGAACACCACCTTCAACGAGGGCGTGAACCAGTCCGGAGAAACCGTGATGACCTTCCAGAGCGGGGTTCTGGAGTTCGAATAGCGGCTGGCCGAGATAGCCCGCGCGCGATACCCTCGGAATCGGCGTCGCGGCGGGAAGGCAAGAATGAACGATATCCTACAGGGTTATGCTGAAGCGGCAACGCCGGACCTGATTGCCAGGTTCGATGGACTGGATTGCCGGGAAATCTACGCACCGGTCATCGATCTGTTGCCGGTCTCACCGGCCCGCGTGGCGGATATTGGCAGCGGCACCGGTCGCGATGCCGCCTGGTTTGCCGAATGCGGCCATGATGTTCTGGCGATAGAGCCGGTCAAGGAACTGCGTGAACCCGGAAAGAGATTGCACCTCTCGCACAAGATAACCTGGCTTGACGACTGTTTGCCCGATCTGATGAAAGCGCGCCGCCACGGCCCGTTCGATCTGGTTACGCTGTGCGGCGTCTGGCACCATATCGATGACGAGGCACGGCAGACCGCCATGGAAAGCCTCTCGGAGATGACGGCAGAAGGCGGATTGCTGATCATGTCTCTGCGTCACGGCCCCGCACCCAAAGGCCGCCGTGCTTTTCCCATTTCACCAGCGGAAACGACGGGCAATGCAGCCCGTCTGGGGTTCACGTTGATACGACAGGTAGAAGTTGCTTCCATTCAGGCGGGTAATCGCGCCATGGGCGTCCACTGGACATGGATCGCACTACGAAAGAACGGACAAAACACCGGCCTGTCGCAACATTCCTAGCCGGAAACCGGCCTCAATGGCCTGAAAACTCCACCAGTGTCCGCACTTCCACACCGAGGTCTTCCAGCTTCCTGCGGCCGCCGAGATCGGGCAGATCGATGACGAAGCAGGCCGAAACGATTTCCGCGCCCATCTGCCGCAAGAGTTTCACCGCACCTTCGGCGGTGCCGCCAGTCGCGATCAGGTCGTCGACCAGAATGACCTTTTCGCCCGGCTGCACGGCGTCCACATGCATTTCCATCTCGTCAACGCCGTATTCAAGGCTGTAGGCCACGCGCACGGTGGTGTGCGGCAACTTGCCTTTCTTGCGGATAGGCACGAAACCGGCGGAAAGCTGGTGCGCCACCGCTCCGCCCAGAATGAAGCCACGCGCTTCCATCCCCGCGATCTTGTCGATCTTCGTTCCCGCATAGGGCTGCACAAGCTCGTCCACGGCACGGCGGAAAGCGCGCGGATTGCCAAGCAGAGTCGTGATGTCCCTGAAGATGATGCCCGGCTTCGGATAGTCGGGAATGGAGCGGATGGCAGCGGAAAGCTCCGAAGCGATAACGGTCATGGTATTTCCAGTTAGATTGGGAAATGGATCAGAAGGTTCGGGCCACCCTATCAACTTGGTGGCTGCGGACCAACTAAAAAGGACCGCCGCTCATTCCTGCCCCGACATTCCCTCGATCCGCGCCCAGACTGGGCATACATCCGCGAAGGAATGCGACAGAGGCCGTAGCGCCTCATCATTTCTGTCGTCAAAAGAGCCGGAAACGAGGGCGACAGTCGGTGCATCGTCGATGGCGCCAAGCGTGCTGCCGCAGACCGCGCAAAACGCACGGCTGGAATAATCTGAAGACCGGAAAACCATGGGCGCACCGCGCTCTCCCGTCCAGACCACTGCATCGCTCGCAAACTCCACCCAGGCAAGGCTGGAAGCGCCGGAGTGCCGCTGGCAGATATCGCAGGAGCAGCTGTGCGGATTGCCGGGTTCACCCGTGGCCTCGAAACGGACGGAACCGCACAGGCAGCCACCGCTCCGGACTTTCGCCATTTCTCATCCTCCTTCGACACATGAAAAGGCCCCCAGGGCAAGACCATGGGGGCCAATGATTGCGGGCATTTGAAGCCGCTCAATGTTCTTTGTTGGCGTAGACCGATTTCTTGGTGAGATAGATCAGCGCCGTGAAGATGAACAGGAACACCATGACCATGAAGCCGGTGCGCTTGCGCGCTTCCAGATGCGGTTCTGCGGCCCACATCAGGAAAGCGGACACGTCCTTGGAATATTGATCCACCGTCTGCGGCGCACCATCGTCATAGGTCACCTGATCGGCACTGATCGGCGGCGCCATCTTCAGCGCCACGGCGCTGGCGAAATACGGGTTGAAATGCGTGCCTTCCGACACTTCAACGCCGGCAGGCGCGTCCTGGTATCCGGTCAGCAGCGCATGGATGTAGTCCGGGCCGCCTTCCTGATAACCGCCGATGATCGGAATCATGTCGATGACGAACTGCGGAAAGCCGCGCTCCACGCCGCGCGCCTTGGCAAGCAGCGACATGTCCGGTGGTGCAGCTCCGCCATTGGCAGCAGCAGCCGCTTCGTGGTTCGGGAATGGCGAGGGGAAATGGTCGGAAGGCACAGCCTTGCGATTATACATTTCGCCGTCGGCGTTCGGCCCGTCCTGCACTTCATATTCCGCAGCAAAGGCCTTCACCTGCTCTTCCGAAT
This region of Agrobacterium tumefaciens genomic DNA includes:
- a CDS encoding MaoC family dehydratase; this encodes MAPVATYAYEDFSVGREFPLGPQSISAAQIIEFASEFDPQPMHLSEEAGRQSILGGLAASGWHTCALLMRMMAESYISDSTSQGSPGIDYVDWKKPVLAGDTLSGKSIVLEQRTSSSRPGIGLVKFRHELYNQRGVLVSHGENTVMFLMRADGGLAA
- a CDS encoding MaoC family dehydratase, producing the protein MRLAELSPIGERVTLDTLHFSAEDIVRFARDFDPQPFHLDAEAAKNSVFGALCASGWHTGAGWMKCFLSHWGKEVKRLKQLGLEPPKLGPSPGFRELKWKKPVFAGDDVTYFVTLLDARPLESRAGVWLNTTFNEGVNQSGETVMTFQSGVLEFE
- a CDS encoding class I SAM-dependent methyltransferase, whose product is MNDILQGYAEAATPDLIARFDGLDCREIYAPVIDLLPVSPARVADIGSGTGRDAAWFAECGHDVLAIEPVKELREPGKRLHLSHKITWLDDCLPDLMKARRHGPFDLVTLCGVWHHIDDEARQTAMESLSEMTAEGGLLIMSLRHGPAPKGRRAFPISPAETTGNAARLGFTLIRQVEVASIQAGNRAMGVHWTWIALRKNGQNTGLSQHS
- a CDS encoding adenine phosphoribosyltransferase — protein: MTVIASELSAAIRSIPDYPKPGIIFRDITTLLGNPRAFRRAVDELVQPYAGTKIDKIAGMEARGFILGGAVAHQLSAGFVPIRKKGKLPHTTVRVAYSLEYGVDEMEMHVDAVQPGEKVILVDDLIATGGTAEGAVKLLRQMGAEIVSACFVIDLPDLGGRRKLEDLGVEVRTLVEFSGH
- a CDS encoding GFA family protein, coding for MAKVRSGGCLCGSVRFEATGEPGNPHSCSCDICQRHSGASSLAWVEFASDAVVWTGERGAPMVFRSSDYSSRAFCAVCGSTLGAIDDAPTVALVSGSFDDRNDEALRPLSHSFADVCPVWARIEGMSGQE
- a CDS encoding cytochrome c1; the protein is MKKLVTSIALIAAIGCSAAAFAAEESHDLATKTEHAIAGGHFPVIKPEEQSWSFAGPFGKYDKGQLQRGLKVYKEVCSACHSMSLVSFRTLGDLGYSEEQVKAFAAEYEVQDGPNADGEMYNRKAVPSDHFPSPFPNHEAAAAANGGAAPPDMSLLAKARGVERGFPQFVIDMIPIIGGYQEGGPDYIHALLTGYQDAPAGVEVSEGTHFNPYFASAVALKMAPPISADQVTYDDGAPQTVDQYSKDVSAFLMWAAEPHLEARKRTGFMVMVFLFIFTALIYLTKKSVYANKEH